The Fulvivirga maritima genome segment ATATCTCTTTTTTCGTGCTCTGATGATGATCGGGAAATTATTGAAGAAGTAGTTATTAGTTGTGGAAGTGACCTTACTTTAATTTTCGATAATGTATTAGGTGAAGAGGATTTTGTGCTTAACCAAGCATATGAAGTAGGAGACGTTGTATACAGTTTCAATAGCCTTCGTTACTGGATTAGTAATGTGAGTTTTAGAAAAAGTGACGGTACTATAGTTGAAATTCCTGATTCTTATTATCTGATTGAAGATACTGAAGATGTTTCAATACAAGATGGTATTTATACTTATACTGGTCAGAAAAGAGAAGATATCAACTTTGCTGATTTCGAAGCAGGCACCTATACTTCAGTAATATTTTCAGTAGGTGTAGATGAGGAGCATAACGATAATTTAAGCCTTAGTGCGGGTGAGTTATCATCTATGGTAGGTATGACTAATGTGTCATGGATGTGGCATACTAGCTATATTTTCACTTCATTAAAAGGTACTGCCGAAAGTGGAGATACTAAAACCGTAGAAATAGAAACGGGTCTTAATGATAATTATAGAACTATAGAATTAGAACTGCCTGGCTCTATTGAAGTAACTAATGACAGTAGTTATCAAATTACAATTACGGCTGATGTACTTACTACACTTCAAGCTTTTGATAACTGGGAAAACCCTGTAGTAGGGGCTTCACAGCCAGAACTTATGGAATCAGTGTCAGATAATTTTGCAGCTGATTTTTTCACCCTTAAGGTGCCTTCTCAAAACTAATTCATGAAATAAATCATAGCGTTGGCTGCCTCAAATAATAATCAACTGATACAGCTACGCTTTTAAATTAAACATCATAATGAAAATTTTCAAATACATATATATCAGTGTTTTATGCTCATCTATGCTCATGGCTTGTGGTGATGACGATAATGAAGCTACTCCTGAGGGAGGTCAAGCCATTTTGGAGTTTGACAACCGCGTAGGTATGGCAAATCTTAACCTGGATACTGAGGACTATCCCTACACTAATGCTTTGGGGCAGGATTTTAATGTTAACATGTTAAAGTACTATATCAGTAATATCAAGTTTAGTAGAGAAGATGGTACCGAATACACTTTTCCTTTAAGTGAAGATGGTTCAGAGGGCTATTATTTGGTAGATGAAGAAGATCAATCTACTATGTTTCTACACTTAAATGGCATACCTGAAGGCGATTATACAGGAGTTACGTTTACGGTAGGTGTTGATGCGGATCGCATTTTGGAAGGAGCTCAAACTGGGGCTTTAGATGTTACTAATGATATGTTCTGGAACTGGAATGCCGGCTATATTTTCATGAAGTTTGAAGGACATTCTCCGGTTTCCACAGAAGATAATCAGGTTTTGGAATACCACGTTGGGGGTTATAAAGCAGATTCTGAACAACCTACATTAGCAGATAACGTGAAGCAAATTTCGCTTAATGGAGATTTTACTATTAGTGAAAACAAAGAGCCGCAAATACACGTGGTGGTAGATATTCTTAAATTCTTTGATAGCCCTAACACTATAGATTTTAGTGTTAATGCCAGTAGGCATTCTCCAGCCGCTTCTATTGATGTAGCAGAAAATTATGTTGACGCATTTGTCTTAGATCATATTCATGAATAAGGTATTTATCTTCTTGTTAATCAGTGGGTTGTTTCTGTTTGTTGCTTGTGCTGATGAAGAACAATCCGTTGATTACTGGAGTGTGGATGTACCGGAATATTTTCCTGAGATGGTTTATACCATAGAGAATAATCCGGTTACCAAAGGCGGTTTTGAGTTGGGTAGAATGCTGTTTTATGAGCCGAAACTTTCTAGCGATAATACAGTGTCATGTGCTAACTGTCATCAGCCATATTTGGCATTTGCAGATCCTGTGCATGTGCTCAGTGTAGGGGTAGATAACCAGAAAGGAACACGTAATGCTCCGCCCATATTTAACCTGGCTTTTCAGTCTCATTTCTTTTGGGATGGAGGTGTTAATCATGTTGATTTTATACCTATTAACCCCATCATGAATGAGTTAGAAATGAATGAGAGCATGTCTAACGTAGTGCAGAAGGTAAATCAATTGCCTCAATACCAGGCTAAGTTTAGAGAGGTATATGGTAAGGACAGTATCAATGGCGAAGAGTTCTTGCATGCGTTTTCACAATTTTTAGTAATGCTGGTTTCTGATAATGCTTACTATGACCAATGGATGCAAGGAGAATATGAGCTTACAGAGGCTGAACTGAGCGGTATGCAGGTTTATGAGTCAAAATGTGCAGACTGCCACGGTACGGCACTATTTACTGATGGTAGCTTCAGGAATAATGGGCTGGATGCAGAGTTCAGTAAAGATAAGGGCCGCTATACTATTACCGAATATCCTGATGATGAAGGAAAATTTAAGGTGCCTACACTGCGCAATATTGAGCTTACGGCTCCTTATATGCATGATGGCCGCTTTGAAACGCTGGAAGAGGTGCTTGATCATTATGATGCCGGCATGGTTAACAGTGCTACGCTAGATCCTCTATTGGTTCAACCCAATGGGGAGTTGGGCATTCCTTTGAGCGATCAGGAAAAGACCGATATCATAGCCTTCCTTCATACTTTAACAGACAGGGATTTTGTGAGCGATAGTCGCTTTTTTGATCCTAATTAAAACTTTAGAAAATAATGAAACGATATATAGTACTTTTTTTATTCATAGCATGGCTGTTGCCTAAAGAGACAAAGGCCTGTGATGTATGTGGATGCTCGCTGGGCAGTAATTACATGGGTATATTGCCTCAGTTTAACAAAAATTTCGTGGGCTTAAGGTGGAGCCAGGCAAAGTTTTATGCGCACATGGATCATCATAGCGATTACCTGGGGAGAGGAGTACTCGCATGATACCTACAGTCAGGTGGAGCTTTGGGGACGTTTTTATCTTACCGAGAGGCTGCAGGTGTTTGCCTTTGTGCCCTATGGTTATAATGATATGGACGGCACTGAGCAAGTAGTGAGTAATTCTGGCCTTGGAGATATTAGTGTTATGGCTAACTACATGCTGGTAAATACGGGTGATGATGATGGTAAAACCTTTAAACATACATTGATGGTAGGAGGGGGAGTGAAGCTGCCTACGGGTGATAGTGATATGAAAGACCGTGGTGAGCTGGTTAATCCCAACTTTCAATTAGGTACTGGTAGTACAGATTTCATGGTGAACTCTATATACACTATTCGCTACCAGAAAATAGGCCTTAATGCAGAGACAGGGTATAAAATCAACACCAGAAATAGTGATGACTATCTGTTTGGTAATCAATTTCATGCGTCTGCTCAATTTTTCTATTGGCAAAATATCGGTGATTTCAGCTTTCTACCAAATGTTGGAACCTATTTTGAATCCGCTGAAAGTCATGAAGAGGGGAAGATCAAGAATGAAAATACCGGAGGAAATGCTCTGTTATTATCTACAGGATTAGAAACTTACTATAAAAAATTTACTGTAGGCTTCAACTATAAGCACCCGCTATCTCAAGATTTTAATAGCGATGATATTGCTTCAATTGAAAGTAAGTCCAGGATGATGGTTTCACTCACATATAATTTTTAAGATCATGAAAAATCTAATCACAATGATAAGCACAATTATGCTTTTCATGGCTTGTAATCCAGATCAGGGAGGAGCGTATGATAAACTGGTTGACGTTCATAATAAGGCTATTGAAGTGCATGACGAGTTAATGCTACAGATGGATAACATTTATAACTACCGTCAAAAAGTGCAAAAAGCGGTTGATTCTTTAGCTCAAAATGAGGGTGATCATGACACTAAGTTATTAAAAGGCAGAGAAGTGATCCAACATCTTCAAAAAGCGGATGAAGAAATGATGAGTTGGATGCATCATCATACCATGGTACCAGATTCTTTGGAATCGGCTGCAGATTCGGTAGTTATACGGGTGACTAAAGAACAGCAGAAGCAATATGAGGGTATACTAATGGTAGATTCTTTGATGAAATCCAGCATGGCGGAAGCTCAATCTTTTTTAGAAAACTAGGGGTTAACATATGACAATGTGCCTTAGATACAGCATAGTATTCATATTTGTTTCTTGTTTATGTGCTTGTGATAAAAGTAATGAAGATACGTTGCCCAAAAATACAGATTTCGAGTTGAATATACCGGATTACTTTCCTGCTCCTGAACCTCTATTGTCCAATAATCAAAAGATGACAAAAGAGATTGTAGCTCTAGGTAAAAAGTTATTCTATGATCCGATTTTATCGGGTGATAATACGATTTCTTGCGCTACATGTCACCAGCCCAATTTAGGCTTTTCAGATGGCTTATCTTTGTCTGATAGAGGAATTACGGGGGAACAATTACCGCGTCACTCTCCAGCATTAATTAATTTGTCATGGAGTAAAGCTTTCTTTTGGGATGGAGGTGCTACTAATTTAGAGAGCCAGGCCATGGCGCCTATAACTAATAAAGATGAGATGGGGCAGGCGATACCTGAACTCATGTCAGAGCTAAGTAATCATGATGAATATCCAGGGTTGTTTAATGAGGCCTTTCCTGATGAAGAGATGGATATGACTACTATCGCTAAGGCGCTGGCGCACTTCGAGCGAACTCTGATATCTGCAGGTAGTAAATATGACGATTATAGGAAGGGTAAGGCAAAACTGAGTGAGCTTGAGCTGTACGGAATGAAAGTAGTAGAGAGCAAATGCGGTGGTTGTCATCCGGCTCCTTTATTTACTGATAATGATTATCATAATAATGGTTTGGATGATACCTATAGTGAAGATAATGACCGTATGGAGCAAGGCAGGTTACGGATAACGTATATCTACGAAGATATGGGGAAATATAAAACACCAACCTTACGCAATATACTCAAATCAGCACCTTATATGCATGATGGTCGGTTGGGTAGGCTTGATGATGTACTTCATCACTATACTAATGGTGTTAAAAGATCACCTACTTTAGATCCTTTGATAGATACTGAAGGAATCAGCCTCTCAGAGGTTCAAAAGCAAGCCATACTGGTTTTTTTAGAAACGCTTACAGACGAAGAGTTTTTAGAAATGTGATAATGAAAAGGTTGTCTCAAAAGAAAGTTTTAAGTCAGTAACGATTTTTGAGACAACCTTTTTTTGCTTAGTAAGCAGCTGTAAATCTCTTTTTAACAAATTTATTTTGCTCAAGCTCATCTACTAAAGCTACTGCTACATCTTCGGCAGAAAGAATACTTCTACCTTCTTCATTTAATACTGGGTTTTCTAGTCCAGTTCTGTAATTTCCTTTTCTTTCACCAGAAGTTCCTTGGTGCATTTCAATGGCAGGGCTAAAGAAGGTCCAGTCTAATACTGTGTTCTTTTTTATGTCTTCTAAATAATCTCTTGCAGCCGTTGCTCCAGGTTTAATGTTAGCAGGAAATTCAGGGGTATCCACCAATTGTACATTGTCTTGATTGTATAAGCTTCCGGCACCACCAATAACGATGTATCTTGATATTCCAGATTTCTCTATTGCTTTTTCTATATTTCTAGCCCCTTTAAGGTAATCATCATAAATGTTAGGGTTAGTCCAGCCTGGGTTAAACGCACTAATGACGGCATCACTACCTTCAAGCACTTTGGCAAGGGCATCTATGTCATTTACGTCTACACTAGTAGCCGTTACTTTTTCGCTGGTTTCTACTTTCTCTACATTTCTGGCAATAGCCTGTACTTCATATCCTCTGTCTGCCAGCTCTTTTACTACTTTAGGGCCTACAAATCCGGTGGCTCCAATTACTGTTACTTTACTCATATCTATTTGTTTTAAGTTTATTATGTAATATAAATTGTTACAATTTGGGTGTAAAAAAATTAGCCAAAGTTTTCAGCGAATTCGGATAATTTCTTCTTACTCAAAAATTGTATTACTAAATCATTTGTTTCGGTAAATAAGCTATTCAAATTGTTATTAATCTCTTTACCTACGAAGCATTTAGGGTTAGGATGGTTGTTTTTTTTGCCTAATACATCTGAATTATTGATTGCCTGAAAGATTTCAGAAATGTATATCTCATCCATTTTTTTAGCAATTCTAGATCCACCTTCCTTACCTTTTTTACTTTCCACCAAACCTGCCTCTCTAAGCACACTCAGCTCTTTTCTTACTATCACAGCATTAATGTTAATGCTGCCTGCTAAAAAATCAGAGCTCACCCAAGCTCCGGGCATTTTTGCCAGGAGGGTCATGATATGAATGGCCGTTGCAAATCTCGTGTTGTTCATTAGTGATGCAAATATAGCGAAATTTTATATGTAACAAATTATATTACAATTAAAATGATGTTCAGGTTTATTCTGTTATTTTTCAATAGTTGATAATGTTCAAGGAGAGGTTCTGCTTCTAATCAAGTACTTTTTTGATATTTTTTGTATTACTTAGAGGACTCTGTTAAAAAATATTTATTAAACCTCAAAAAATGCTCAAATACGTTACTCTGTCAATCATCTCTTTAATTCTTAGCTCTGTCACCTATGCACAAAATGCCTCCGTTTCAAGTCCGGATGGCAAGCTTAAAGTAGACATTTATATAAAGGAAGGAACTTTGTTTTATGAAGTTTATTATGCTGGTAATCAGGTGCTGGAGCAATCGCGCCTGGGCCTAGAGACTAATCTGGTTGATTATGCTAATGGCCTTACCTGGCAAGGATCAGAAAAGAAGTCTTTAGATTTTACTTATACGCAAGAGAAGATAAAGCAATCAGAAGTGCACTATCAAGGAAGTGAGCTGGTCTGCACTTTGAATAACAAAGATAAAAAGCCAATAAAGGTCATCTTCAGGGTGAGTAATAATGATATAGCCCTGCGCTATGATATTCCTGCGGCTGGTGATCCTGTGGCCTTGGTGGTAGAGAAGGAATTAACTGCTTTTAACTTTCCTCAGGCAGCAAAGGGCTTTTTAAGTCCACAGTCTAAACCTATGGTAGGCTGGCAAAGAACTAAACCCAGCTATGAAGAAAATTATGCTATTGGTCAGAAAATAGAAGCTCAATCTGAGTTTGGTAATGGCTATGTTTTTCCAGGCTTATTTGAAGTAGATAACCATTGGGTGCTGCTTTCGGAGACAGGGGTAAGAAGCCTTTATTGTGCCTCTCACCTCAGTGATCCTACTGAAGATGGTGTGTATCATGTAGCCTTTCCTGATCCAGGAGAGAATAACGGTTTTGGAGGCAGTGGCGCGGCTATTGGCTTGCCAGCACAAACGCCCTGGAGAACCATTACTGTTGGCAGTTCGCTTAAGCCAATAGTAGAAACTACCATTGCTTATGATGTGGTGGAGCCGCTATATGAAGCTTCTAAGAATTATGAATACGGCAGAGGAACCTGGAGTTGGATCATGTGGCAGGATAACAGTATTAACTTTGAAGATCAAAAGAAATACATTGACCTGGCAGCAGCCATGACTTATGAGTTTGTGCTTATTGACAATTGGTGGGATAGAATGGGAAATGATAAAATGGAAGAATTGATCCAGTATGCTGCCAGTAAGGGAGTAGGCGTGTTTCTATGGTATAACTCTAATGGCGCCACCAGTGATGCCCCGCAGAGCCCTAAAAAACGGATGAATACCTCCATAGAGCGAAAAAGGGAAATGAAATGGCTGAAAGAAAATGGTGTAAAAGGCATTAAAGTTGACTTTTTTGGTGGAGATAAGCAGGAGACCATGAGGCTTTATGAAGATATTCTTTCTGATGCTAATGATTACGGGCTGATGGTGGTTTTTCATGGAGCGACTTTGCCCAGAGGCTGGGCCAGAATGTACCCTAACTATGTGGGTAGTGAGGCAGTCTTAGCCTCCGAAAACTTGATGTTCAGTCAGGACTTTAATGATCAGGAAGCGGTAAATGCTACCCTGCATCCTTTTATAAGAAATGCTGTGGCCTGTATGGAGTATGGTGGTGTAGTGCTTAATAAGCGGTGTAACCGAACCAATGACGGGGGCAATATTAGAAGAACAACAGATGCTTTTCAGCTGGCCACGGGTATATTATTCCAGAATCCGGTTCAGTTTTTTGCTTTAGCTCCTAATAACTTGGAAGACGCTCCTGAGTTCGCTATTGACTTTATGAAGCAGATACCTACCAGCTGGGAAGAGACACAATTTTTAGAAGGCTACCCAGGTAAATATGTTCTCTTAGCCAGAAGAAGTGGTGATAAATGGTATGTGGCCGGAGTTAATGGTCAGAAAGAAGCTGTTACTGTTACTGTAAACTTACCCATGCTAGCCGGCAAAGAATTAGCTATGTATGGAGATAAAAAAGGAGAGAGCTTTAAAAAAACTATAAAAGTAAATAAGAAAGGACAAGTGAAACTTACCATAGAGCCACAAGGAGGAGTGGTTTTAGTAGAGTAGCATTTTAACTAAATAATAGCAGACAGTGGTGTTGCTGTAGAATTTACAGTGAGGCTACTGTCTTTATTATGTCTCCGCTTTGAGCTAGATCGAAAGAAGGCGATATTTCACGTAATAGAATTGAAATAGATTACTTGGTATGGTCACCAAACCTAACCATCAGGATCACCATGACCCAAGGAGAGACCTATTTTACTAGTTTAAGACAAACCCGTTAGTCGGCGTATGTCCGTAGCCTTTGGCGCGCTGTTTTCAACGCGTGCCATCTAGATTAGCAAATAAAAGCCGTCATTCCTGAATCATGGAGCATAGCGCAATGATATCAGGAATCTCACTGTTCGGTTGGTGTTATCTGAACGGCGAGATCCCGGCTCTTCACTTCGTTGCGGCCGGGATGACGTGATAGAGTTATGACTAATTACTTCCCACTGGTCTTAGGTTAAGCGTAGGGGGTCTAAGACCTATCATGTGCAAGACCATTTGCTCGGAATAAGATAAGCAGATGTCTGAAGGTACAATGTGCAATGAGTATTTCATGACACCATTTTGTGCATAAACAAAGGAATTTGAGCGGATGCTACGACCAGTTGGGTAAAGCAGGCTTTCGCACACATGAATTAGTAAAGAAAAAACCGTCATTCCTGAATCATGAAGCAGAGCGCAATGATATCAGGAATCTCACTGTTCGGTTAGTGCTATCTGAACAGCCAGATCCCTGCTCTTCACTTCGTTGCGGCCGGGATGACGGTAAATGATTATAGTACTTATAATGGTGATTGAGAACGAAACGAAGTGTAGTGAAGCAATCGCGAACTTTCATTTACAAGCCAGAGCAGTCTGCTTTCCATAGCTTCAAGATTACTTCGTCATAACTTCTTGTTAATCAATGTGAAATAACCGTAATAGAAAGCCGTAAGGCCCTTACAAATCAACGTAAAACATGTCTATAAGGCCTTTTCCTTTGGCTTCTACTTTGCCTCTGTAACGGCAGGAGTAGGCGTGTTTTACCATGTTATAGGTAGGTTCTGAGATGTTGATTTTATTGGGTTCACTGGAGGTTTCCAGGCGGGTGGCGGTGGTAACGGTGTCACCAAAAATGTTATAGCTGTATTTTTTATCTCCAACCACGCCAGCTACCAGTGAGCCGGAATGAACACCTATTTGGGCATTCCATTTGAGCTCGTTAGTTTTATTCCTTTCGTTGAGGTAATTGAGGATTTTTTTGCCTGCAGCAATACAGTGAAGCGCATGTTGCTGAGTGTTATTTTGCAGCCCGCAAACGGCCAGATAGCCATCTCCATAGACCTGTATTTTTTCCATTTCTTCTTCTTCAATAATCTCATCAAATTTTTGATATATCTCATTGAGTTCAGCTATTAGTACTTCTGGCTTTACATGTGCCACCAGGTAGGTGAAGCCCACAAAATCACAGAAAAAGACGGAGACATTGTCGTATTTTTTAGGCGCGAAAGTGCCAGGAAGCACTTCGCCTTCTATGGCATGATCAGGAACAGAGCAATGCCAGTGCTTAATTTTAAGTTGGTTATCAAGATTTTTTTCGAATATGATGGTGTTCCGTATCTTTTCTAATACCACCATTTTGAGTCTTACTCTTACATACAGGCATATTTCTCCGCACACTAATGCCAGATGATCGGCCATAACCAAGCTTTCAACCCAGTTGATTTCATAATCGTATGGGTCTGCTATCTGATCAACTTCTCGAATTCTTTGATACTGAAGATCGGTTTTGTTTTTCCATAGCTCATGAGCGTTGGTACCAAAGCCAATGAATTGGTTGTCTACCATTGTGAGGATGTCCTGGCCCTCTGCTTCATTTCTCGATCCCCACTTGATCCAAAAATTTTTGAAAGCCTGTACTGCTTGTTCTTCTAATCCTTCCATGTTAGCAAAATATTATTGAAAGGGCTATTGATTAGTTATTAGGCATGTTGATTCTAATATTAAAACACTAATTGTTTTGGGTTTTTATACACAGGTGATGTTTTAGGTCAATTATTATTAATGTACAAATTACATTTAATTAATCCTAATTAATAATTGATTAATTAAACTTAATTTAATTAAAGAAAATGGAAGGAAAAAGGAAAAAGTGAAGGAAAACCGAAGTTTGAAATGTTTCGTCCCTCAAGAGAGATATCAAACTTCGGTGTAATAAATCTAAGAAAAACTATGCTTTTCCTAGCTCTACAGCTCTGTCAAAGGCTGCATAAGCGGCTTCTTCTATTAATTGCTTCACATTATTGTCTTCCATAGAGTCTAATGCTGCTCTGGTGGTACCTCCTTTAGAGGCCACTCGGTTCATCCATGATTGTGGTGATATATTAGACTTGTTAAACAATTCTACAGCACCTTCAAAGGTCTGGCTCACTAGTACTTTTGAGTCGTGGTCAGAGAAGCCCATTTTTTTGGCTGCGTCCATCATAGATTGCATAAAATAGAATACATAGGCTGGTCCGCTACCAGATATTCCTGTAGAAGCGTCAATGTCATTTTCTGTATCTAACCGCACAGCTTTACCTGTGGTGCTAAGCAGTTTCTCTACAGTAGATAGCTCCAGGCGTGATACTTCATCTGAAGCAGTGAAAGAGGTGAGTCCTTTGCCTACTTGAGCCGGTAAGTTAGGCATAGCACGCACTACTTTTTTAATACCTAGCCCATCTTGCATGCTTTTTATAGTTACACCGGCCATAATAGAGATAATGATTTGCTCAGGAACGATAAGGCTTTTTATCTCACTGAACAGATCTTCAGCATGATATGGTTTTACGGCTATAAAAATGATATCAGCTTTAGGTAGACACTCTGTTAGATCAGTATGCACCTCAAAGCGGCTGATCGTTTTTAATTCTTCAGTTTTTTTCGGATCAGTATCCGAAATCATCAAATTTTGTCTTTGCAGTAACTCAGATCTTACTAAAGCCTTTGCATAAGCTAAACCCATATTACCTGCACCTATTACTAATACTTTCATTGCTTGTTTTTAATTTTTGTGATTAAAAAGTTGTCAATTGTACTGCAAGCATTGTGCATTAATGCCTTTGGCAAAGACTAGTTTTACTAAGACTTAGTACGAAAGAGCAGGAGTTAAAGGCCTAACTGCTCTTAAAAGGTGATTTTACGGCTTTTGTAATTAGAAATGAATACTGTCAGTGTAAATGTCAATCCGTCATGACAAAGTGCAATAATGACAGCAGGTGTGTCATAATAGGAGGGGCTATAAAGCAAAAGAGGCAGGCCTGATCCCTCAGGTCGCCTCTTTTATTTAGATATATAGGGATTCTTGTTTATTCTGACTTGACAGCTGGTTCCACGCAGAAGGCTTCAAAAAGACTATCTAATTGATCTTCCATATGGTTCAAAGCACCTATAAATGATGCTTTCATATTATCAGATTTTTGTAGAATCTGATCTGCCATGTCTCGGTAATAAGTAACGCCTTCTATAATTTGCTTATAGAATTTAGTGTGCGTCCTTTTTTCTTTTGTAGACAAAGTGTCCGTAATGCTGGTAAGTTGCTCTTTGAAATAATCTACATATAAAGAGAGCTCTTTGATAAACATATGCGGTCTTTGGCTATTCGCTAATAGATTAATACGTCCGTAAATATGATCTACCATTTCTTTCAGGCTTACTTTTTTATTAAAATAAGCGATGTTAGGCCCAGGGCAAATGGTTACGTTTGGTAGACCTTTCACAAAGGGGACGTCATAGTTTCTCGCTACAGAATTACTTAAGCCTACGCAAAGGCATTCTACTGTTTGCATCTCCTGTACTTCCTTTTCAAACTGAATTTTAGGCAGATTAAGAGACTTTAAGTACTTCATTTTAAGTTTTTGATACTTTTTAGAAGCGGTACAAATAGGATCTTCAGTAAACTCGGTATTAAGAGCCAGGTGCTTTTCAGTACAAGGACTACCCGGTTTTCCAGATTCAATTCTTGCCAGCTTTTCTCTTTCAGAGCTGGTTCCTTTCAGGTAATTAAATCTTACTCCTAAAGGAGAATTTTTGCTTAGCACCACATCATCTTCATGGGCGTTGCACAATAGATTAAGTGTTTCTTCATCTACAGTGGTAGCCTCTGGTACTAAAAGGAAGGGAGAGCCCCAACCAGTACCATCTACCTGATAGTGTCTTTCAAGGAAATCAGCTTCTTCATAAGTGCCTATACCGCCCTGAACTGTAATTCTAAGCTTAGGAACCTGATCACTTATTTTTTCGCCTTTTTCTTCATTAGCTTTTTTATAGAGGTTAAACATATCCTCTATAAGGCCTTCTTTATTGGTTTTGAAGTCCTCTAAAATAGGGCCTATTAAAAAGCCAGGAGTAGCAAAGGCGTGGCCTCCGCAGTTAAGACCAGATTCGATCCTAAACTCACTTACCCAGATGCCTTTCTTAGCAAGGAACTTACCCTGCACCAGGGCAGAGCGGTAATCACTTACTTTTACTACTATATCTTTATCGAAGCGATTATCTGCTTTTGCTTTAAAGCACTCAAAGTGCTCTATGTAGCTAAAGAGGTTAGGGTTCATGCCGGCAGAAAATACTATTGATGAGTTTTTAAGGTCGCTCATAGCATAACCTCTCAGTGCTGATAATGCCTCTGTGTTGTTTTCAAGATCATCTTTTTCGGAAGGACGATCTAGCTTGGTCATGATGTTAACATCAATACGGCCAGCTTTAATATTTGATTTAAGAAAATCGGCTAATTCCTTTTTCTTAGTATCGTCAGTGGTTTCTTGCATTTCAAAATACACCTGACGCAATGGATTTTCGTCAGGTAGCATTTCAAAGTATTTGTTTAAGTCAGAGCCTGGGCCAAACTCTCCCTGCTTCATCTCATCCACTTGGTAGCGAACGATTTTATTGATCAGGTTGAGGTAATCAGTGATTCGTCTGGCTCTGTAGTCAGTGCTTTTATCACTGATTACTTCATAAGTAAGGCCAAACTTTTCTCCCCAGGTTTGATAATAATGTCTTCTTGTAGTTTCTATAAGTTTATCCTGAATAATGGAGACTACCGAATTGATACCAAAGCGCGCTACCTTTACAGGCGAATCTATGGTAAAAGCC includes the following:
- a CDS encoding glycoside hydrolase family 97 protein, with the translated sequence MLKYVTLSIISLILSSVTYAQNASVSSPDGKLKVDIYIKEGTLFYEVYYAGNQVLEQSRLGLETNLVDYANGLTWQGSEKKSLDFTYTQEKIKQSEVHYQGSELVCTLNNKDKKPIKVIFRVSNNDIALRYDIPAAGDPVALVVEKELTAFNFPQAAKGFLSPQSKPMVGWQRTKPSYEENYAIGQKIEAQSEFGNGYVFPGLFEVDNHWVLLSETGVRSLYCASHLSDPTEDGVYHVAFPDPGENNGFGGSGAAIGLPAQTPWRTITVGSSLKPIVETTIAYDVVEPLYEASKNYEYGRGTWSWIMWQDNSINFEDQKKYIDLAAAMTYEFVLIDNWWDRMGNDKMEELIQYAASKGVGVFLWYNSNGATSDAPQSPKKRMNTSIERKREMKWLKENGVKGIKVDFFGGDKQETMRLYEDILSDANDYGLMVVFHGATLPRGWARMYPNYVGSEAVLASENLMFSQDFNDQEAVNATLHPFIRNAVACMEYGGVVLNKRCNRTNDGGNIRRTTDAFQLATGILFQNPVQFFALAPNNLEDAPEFAIDFMKQIPTSWEETQFLEGYPGKYVLLARRSGDKWYVAGVNGQKEAVTVTVNLPMLAGKELAMYGDKKGESFKKTIKVNKKGQVKLTIEPQGGVVLVE
- a CDS encoding adenylate/guanylate cyclase domain-containing protein: MEGLEEQAVQAFKNFWIKWGSRNEAEGQDILTMVDNQFIGFGTNAHELWKNKTDLQYQRIREVDQIADPYDYEINWVESLVMADHLALVCGEICLYVRVRLKMVVLEKIRNTIIFEKNLDNQLKIKHWHCSVPDHAIEGEVLPGTFAPKKYDNVSVFFCDFVGFTYLVAHVKPEVLIAELNEIYQKFDEIIEEEEMEKIQVYGDGYLAVCGLQNNTQQHALHCIAAGKKILNYLNERNKTNELKWNAQIGVHSGSLVAGVVGDKKYSYNIFGDTVTTATRLETSSEPNKINISEPTYNMVKHAYSCRYRGKVEAKGKGLIDMFYVDL
- the proC gene encoding pyrroline-5-carboxylate reductase gives rise to the protein MKVLVIGAGNMGLAYAKALVRSELLQRQNLMISDTDPKKTEELKTISRFEVHTDLTECLPKADIIFIAVKPYHAEDLFSEIKSLIVPEQIIISIMAGVTIKSMQDGLGIKKVVRAMPNLPAQVGKGLTSFTASDEVSRLELSTVEKLLSTTGKAVRLDTENDIDASTGISGSGPAYVFYFMQSMMDAAKKMGFSDHDSKVLVSQTFEGAVELFNKSNISPQSWMNRVASKGGTTRAALDSMEDNNVKQLIEEAAYAAFDRAVELGKA